GGCACAACTTGAACATTTGAAAGTTTTTGTAAAAGCATATGTGGACGTGTTGCATTCACATTGGTCGTACCACCAGTCTGGAGTATCCATAATATGAGTTATAGTAGCCAAGACAACACAAATagcattctaaataaaaaattaatgattaaatccctaaataaacaaataaataatataaatttaaaataaaatagaaaaatattagtaaaaaactCACGTCTTCATCGAGCCAAACCATCTCAATAGAGTTTGGCAATGGAGAATTTTCGTAACTTGGTAGTGTCCATAACTGTAAtactcgtatacgtacacacaaattgtcaATTGTAGGATTGATGCCagcaattttgtgaataccagccattggaataagtagagagattttggatatatgtaaagaaagggattgatgtactttaaattgtggtgctttacatctctcatcacttatacttttatagttgcatcataactaaattttttaaaatttggttgactttaatttaaaatttaaaaaataacaaaccaagtaaaacaacccaaacttaaaatttaaaaataacaacctaaacaaataataatttaaaaaatctaaactaACGTAAATCGTTATAGTAATATTAGTATGTAACAGCCGAAATATAATtaacgtaaatttttttaaaactctaactttttttaaaagaacGTATGTAGctgcaaattttaaaaaataatagtaaaaagaattaacaaatttttaaaaaataacaacctaagtaaaataatttaaaatttaaaaaataataatctaagtacaacaatctaaaatttaaaaaataacaacttaaataaaataatttgaaatttaaaaaaataacaacctaagtaaaacaacccaaacttaaaatttgaaaataacaacctaagtaaataataatttataattaataaatataattctaaaaatttctaatgacgacacctaagcaaataaactcccagactcaacgtatgagcgccacgtcagcatATGAGCTTTCCATTTGTATActactagtgttaaacccgtgcgatgcacgggcttatatttaaatttgataagttaaattaaaaataatattttataaccatatatttttttaaatttagtataacactatcatcgtcattatataataaatgtgttaaatatgttgttttatctttattcaaagtaaaatataaatagaagagtttgaagtttataatattcttaaaccataaggagggagacatgaaaaaaataagaacatatataactgtaataatgGCATGTTAATTTACactaaattttgtataaaaagctaataaaaatttatcgatcGATAACTtagtatcttactaacttcattagaaaagcaattggcataggatgttgtgctccttgttacacattttatttcaaatctgaaaaaagagttatagataaattagttatatctatagtaaatatttgtacaaaagtataaattataacatgctattaaaataaaaataatattattcttacctaaatattattaaaaacctctttgaacacgacatttgttgttgatgactttggattgccgtcttcgtctagaattaaaaccctgaggccactgcgactcttaactcttgacaaagcaacataaagttgtccatgggtgaacactgattttggcaaataaagccctacatgtgataatgattgaccctgactcttgttaatggtcattgcaaagcatactgtcaatggaaattgtctccgttggaacttaaatggcaatcctgaatctgaagggatcaagttcattcttggaatgtacactttatctccaatatttctaccggtcactaccgtcgctccaattacattgctgccaagttcgttaactattaatcttgtcccgttgcataaacctaaagtctggtctatgtttcgcagtagcattacagcgactcctggcttcaaagtcaacttgtgattgggtagtcccgaacatttgatgtcatttaggaactctggtgtgaaccactcttgttgtacatcttcattctcatcagcttgacatgttgtgtcagagctcaaatactccttttccatCCCTGGAAAGATTATCAAGAcaaaatcgtttaccttctcgacactctcaagcgtgggtgcaagaattgccctactctgaaaatacctgtaatctgacatgttttgcaacaaatttggatatgcaaagtctaccaaatgagagagagggtcatcagtagttgtaatcaatagatcatttggaatttcaacttctgattcatcaccaacaacagagccaatatttccatttccaacatcaagtatccaattagtaaatctcttcatttcaccttcatcttgatccaaagaagacattagaagcctcatattcgtatgcagtttcagaaccttacaaaatgaccacagatgggatgagttaatagcgGATGCCAATATATCATGTCTACTTCCTTTCGGAATCACCAgaagtatctgtctgaaatcacctcctagaacaacaaccttaccaccaaatggttgatgtgtcttatgttgatcggtaactgacataagatccctgagcgtccgatcaagtgcttcaaaGCACATTTTATTGAGCATTGGAGCTTCATCCCAAATTATTAAGCTACTTTGGATGAGCAGCTCAGCCTTCAAACTGCCATGCTTGATGTTGCAAGTAGATTCATCAGTAATTGTGATGGGTATTGAAAATCTAGAATGAGCCGTTTTGCCACCAGGTAGGAGTAAAGAAGCAATTCCACTGGATGCGacatttaaaacaattttttctcTAGACCGAATAGCAGAAGAAAGTCCATTCCAAATAAATGTCTTACCACACCCACCATGCCCATAAACGAAGTAAAAACCACCAGAGTCTGTAACAACAGCATTGAGTATCTCATCAAATACTAACCTTTGCTCATGAGTCATCTTTTGTTCTGTATATAAGTTTGTATGAGTCAACTCATTTGTGTCATATGCTAACTCCTCCTCTATTAGCTTATTCTGAAAAAGGCGAACATGAGACATCTCAGGATATGGCATTGATTGATAGTCTCTTAAAGATCTCGCATTGCTGTTGAGtatcttctcaatctcaataagGCAGAGGTTTTTCAATTCGTCATCAGTCATGTTTAGTCCTAGAAAAAGCACATAGTggttttatgaaatatttaataagtaattctaaaataaaactattaatattcttaataaaaataaagataataagagaatacaatcttgatataaaaaaaagacatagtaaaataccTTGGTTTTTCAAAGCTTTTCTCCTCTCATATAGTATTCCATCAGCCAATAATGTCCAAGTTGCATTCTAAACACGCTTTGGGTTGCTAATGCTATTAGATATCAGTAGCATCGCAAATAAttttctcaattgatgaccaGATGTAAGTTTAGCTACCTCATTAGTAGCTGCAATGAATTCCCTATCATCGCACAGTAGTCCCATGGAATAGCAAGCATCTTGGAAGCTAGAATATGTAATTCCATTAACTGTCCTAATAGACTCATATGTTGTGCAACCTCTCTGAACAGctaacaaaattctcatataataaatatcacCTGTACCCGATGGAACATAATTTAACCTCCCGATAGAATACCCTCTTTTGCGTGGATGCCATACCCTTGATtctctatcataaacaaattgatttggaaaTTCAGCATACGTCAAAGTTTGACCtgcttcaaattttttattggccTCCATCCATGCTAAGAACATTGTACATTtcccttcctcttcttccacgaTTTCTTCAAGATCGTcatcatctttaaagatgatattttgctCTCCAGGCAAATGAAAGGTTAATCTCATCACTGAAGGCCACCTTTGATGAATATCATACGCTAAGGTTCGCCATACAGCCTCACATGCAGACAAATATCTGCAATCatagaattgtttgatctcaTCAATAACCTGAGCATCCTCTCCACTGGAAGCTTCCTTTGTAACTCCAACTGCTACCCTGTCTGGACCTTTATTCACATACTTGAACAAATATTTGATAGCATTcgacttgttgcagtactctacaTTAACATGCGCTTGATAAGAAATCAGTAGATATGCATTGTATGGAACCACATTCCTATTATCCATATGGACTCCCTTCTTCTCAGTAACCACCCCTGTGTCTCGTCTTCTATATGATGGGTATCCACTATCATCGATAACTGTGGTTTTACTGAATGTCTTGGGATAATATTTGGTGCAGTACCCATCTTTCATGCAGGAAGATTTTGAGAATGCTCTACCACAT
This region of Arachis hypogaea cultivar Tifrunner chromosome 8, arahy.Tifrunner.gnm2.J5K5, whole genome shotgun sequence genomic DNA includes:
- the LOC140174744 gene encoding uncharacterized protein — protein: MTDDELKNLCLIEIEKILNSNARSLRDYQSMPYPEMSHVRLFQNKLIEEELAYDTNELTHTNLYTEQKMTHEQRLVFDEILNAVVTDSGGFYFVYGHGGCGKTFIWNGLSSAIRSREKIVLNVASSGIASLLLPGGKTAHSRFSIPITITDESTCNIKHGSLKAELLIQIFDK